In Candidatus Tectomicrobia bacterium, the genomic stretch GCGATGGGCACCGAAACCGTCCTCACCTGAATCGACTCGATGAGGCCGCCCGGGACGCTCATGCCAGCGCCCCTCCATCCACGGGAATGACCGTCCCCGTGATCATTCCCGCCTCATCCGATGCCAGGAAGGCGGCGAGCGCCGCGACATCGTCCGGCTCGGCCAGCCGCTTGATGGAAAGCATGCGCATGACTTTTTCCTTTTCCTCCTCATCCTCCCACTGCCACTGCGAGAAATCCGTGCGCGTGAGCGTGGGGGCGATGGCGTTCACCGTGATACCGTACTGGCCCACTTCCACCGACAGTTGCCGCGTCAGCATGACCTCCGTGGCCTTCGTTATCGCATAGTCCCCCATGCCGGGCCGGGCCTTGAGGCCGGTCGAGGAGGTGACGTTCAGGATGCGGCCCCAACCGCGCCGGCGCATGTCCCGGGCCGCCGCCTGGCAGAGGATGAAATAGGCGGTCACGTTCACGGCGAACAGCCGCTCGAATGACTCCAGGGGAACTTCCATGATGGGCTTCCGGGAGGGCTTGGCAGCGGCGTTGTTCACCAGGATGTCGATCCGCCCGAAACGCTCCATGTGGCGGTCCAGAACCCATTGGCAGCTCTCCGGGTCGGCCAGGTCGGCGGGAAGACCATGCGCGTCGACATGTAAGGCCTTCAGGGACGCGGCCGCCTCATCCAGCGTCTTCTCGTCCCTGCCCACGATGGAAACCCCCGCCCCTGTCCGGGCGAAACGCCGGGCGATGGCGAGGCCGATGCCCCGCGAGCCGCCCGTGACCATCGCCGCCTTGCCCGCGAGGGTGCCGCCCGCTCCCGGATGGTTCATGCCCTCATTTCACCTCGTATTTGGCGACCGCTTTCTCGTCCCATTCGAAGCCCGCCCCCGGGATAGGCTTCAGATGGATCAGCCCCTCCCGGAAATCCACGGGCTCTCTCAGCACCGGCTCCCACCACGGCTGGTATTCCTGCCAGATGGCATTCGGACTGGCCGAGAACAGATGGGAGCTGAATTCCATGAAAAGATGGGGGGTGACGGGCAAGTGGAACGCCTGCGCCACGCGGGCGGCCTTCATCCATTCCGTGACGCCGCCCATCCGCATGAGGTCGGGCATGAGAATGTCCGCGGTTCCGAGTTCGCACATCCGCCGGAAATCCTGGGAGGTGTAGTTCGTCTCGCCCGTGCAGACGGGGGTATCCAACGCCCGGGATACCTGGGCGCAGCCCTCCAGGTCCTCGTAGGGGAGAGGCTCCTCGATCCACGCCACGTCGAACTCTTCCAGGCGGCGGCCCATCTGAATCGCGGTCGGCGCGTCCCAGACCTGGTTCACGTCCACCATGAGCTTCGTCCCGGGCCCGACCGCCTCGCGCACCGCCCGGACGCGGGCGATGTCCTCCTCCCTGTCCGGCTTGCCGACCCGCATTTTGACCCCCTTGAAGCCGCGCGCGGCGAATGAGGCCGCCTCCTCCTGGAGCTCGTCCACGGTCTGGTGGAGCCAGAGCCCCTGGCTGGCGTACGCCTCGACGGATTCGCGAGCGCCGCCCAGCAGCTTGTAGAGCGGCAGGCCCGCCACCTTGGCCGCGATGTCCCACAACGCGGTGTCGATGGGTGACATGGCTATGACCGCCGCCCCGCTGTGGCCGATGAAGGTGACGGCGTTCCACATCCGACGCCAGCAGCGCTCGATTGCCAGGGCGTCCTCCCCTTCGAGCATCTCGCCCAGGTCGTCGATCATGAGCTGGATGCCGCGCACCTTTTTCCGGCCGAAGGCGAATATCCAGCCGATGCCGCTCACCCCCGCGTCGGTGTCCACGTCAACAAGAACCGAATCGATCCCGTTGATAGGGAAACTGGCCGTGAGGAGCGGCCGCTCCAGGGGAATGGAGACGAAGCGGGTGCGGACCTTCTTGATGCGGACCGGCTTGCCTGCATATCCGGAGGCCATCAGCCCACCACGTCCTTGCAGCTGATGAACTCGACCTCCTCGTCGACCGCCCAATTGGAGTGCTCCGCATTGGCGGGGATATAGACGGCTTCGCCGGGTCCCAGTATCTTCTCCTCATCGCGGACCCTGGAGCGGATGCGCCCCTTGAGGACCGTGATGATCTGCTCCTCGGGATGGGCATGAGTCTTCGCTCCGGTTCCCGCGGAGTAGCGGTAGTAGCCCACTTCGACCTTCTTGCCCTTGATGGTCGGACCTTCGGCGGTGGAATATTCGGGCCTGATCACGCTCCGGCTGATGTCGGCAAGCCTGAAGAAAGTTTCCATGTGTCCTCCTGGGATGGCCATGGGAGGCGACGATGAGGTTCAAATGCGAGAGGGTTCAGCGCCGATGGGCAATTGTATCCGCTCTACCGTCGAATCTCCAGCGCCCCGCCGAATCCCCTGCCAATTCAACAAGAACACAGGAGAGAGGCAAGAAATCCGGACAGGGAACGCTCCCTTTGTTTTGGCGAACTGAAAAACACGGTAAGATTTGGATGAAATTCCGCCCATACCATAAAGATTTTGATCTCCATCGGGCTTTTATCCTGAGGCAAAGGGATACTCCATGACCGAAGCTTTCGAGCGGAAGCGGTTGGCCTCCAAAGCCCTTTTTGAGCGCGCCAAGGGAACAATCGCGGGCGGCATCACCAGCGAATTGCGCGCGGCCGAGCCCTTCCCCATCTTCATCGAGAGGGCCGAGGGCTCCCGCAAGTGGGACGTCGACGGGAACGAGTACGTCGACTACTGCATGGGCAGCGCCGCCCTTCTGCTCGGCCACGCGCATCCGGCCGTCGTGAAGGCCGTGTCGGACCAGGCGGCCAAGGGCACCCTCTACTCCGCCTTGACGGAGCTGGAGCTCCGCTGGGCCGACTTGGTGCGGGAGCTTTACCCCAGCGCCGAGCGGGTGCGGTTCGTCGGGACGGGGACCGAGGCGAACATCCTGGCCCTCCGGCTCGCCCGGGCCTTCGCGGGAAAACCCAAGGTCCTGCGCTTCGAGGGGCATTTCCACGGATGGGGCGACGACACGGCAGTCGGCGTCAAGATTCCCTGGAACGAGCCCCCCACTCACGGGCTTCCGCCCGGGGTGCGGGAAGCCACCGTCGTCTGCCCGGCCGAGAGCGGGGCCGCCGCCCGCGCTCTGGAGCAGGATTCCGCCATCGGGGCCATCATTCTCGAGCCTTCGGGGGCTTCCTGGGGGACCGTGCCCCTGCCGGCGGGCTTCCTCAAGGACCTGCGCGCCCTGGCGGACAAGCACCGGGTGCCCCTCATCTTCGACGAGGTGATCACGGGCTTCCGGTGGAGCCCCGGTGGCGCCCAGGCGTCCGAGGGGGTCAAGCCCGACCTCACCACCTTGGCCAAGAACCTCACGGGCGGCCTGCCAGGGGGGGCGGTGGCCGGCCGGGAGGAAATCCTCTCCCTTCTCGACACATCGAGGGAG encodes the following:
- a CDS encoding SDR family oxidoreductase, giving the protein MNHPGAGGTLAGKAAMVTGGSRGIGLAIARRFARTGAGVSIVGRDEKTLDEAAASLKALHVDAHGLPADLADPESCQWVLDRHMERFGRIDILVNNAAAKPSRKPIMEVPLESFERLFAVNVTAYFILCQAAARDMRRRGWGRILNVTSSTGLKARPGMGDYAITKATEVMLTRQLSVEVGQYGITVNAIAPTLTRTDFSQWQWEDEEEKEKVMRMLSIKRLAEPDDVAALAAFLASDEAGMITGTVIPVDGGALA
- a CDS encoding mandelate racemase/muconate lactonizing enzyme family protein is translated as MASGYAGKPVRIKKVRTRFVSIPLERPLLTASFPINGIDSVLVDVDTDAGVSGIGWIFAFGRKKVRGIQLMIDDLGEMLEGEDALAIERCWRRMWNAVTFIGHSGAAVIAMSPIDTALWDIAAKVAGLPLYKLLGGARESVEAYASQGLWLHQTVDELQEEAASFAARGFKGVKMRVGKPDREEDIARVRAVREAVGPGTKLMVDVNQVWDAPTAIQMGRRLEEFDVAWIEEPLPYEDLEGCAQVSRALDTPVCTGETNYTSQDFRRMCELGTADILMPDLMRMGGVTEWMKAARVAQAFHLPVTPHLFMEFSSHLFSASPNAIWQEYQPWWEPVLREPVDFREGLIHLKPIPGAGFEWDEKAVAKYEVK
- a CDS encoding cupin domain-containing protein, with protein sequence METFFRLADISRSVIRPEYSTAEGPTIKGKKVEVGYYRYSAGTGAKTHAHPEEQIITVLKGRIRSRVRDEEKILGPGEAVYIPANAEHSNWAVDEEVEFISCKDVVG
- a CDS encoding aspartate aminotransferase family protein produces the protein MTEAFERKRLASKALFERAKGTIAGGITSELRAAEPFPIFIERAEGSRKWDVDGNEYVDYCMGSAALLLGHAHPAVVKAVSDQAAKGTLYSALTELELRWADLVRELYPSAERVRFVGTGTEANILALRLARAFAGKPKVLRFEGHFHGWGDDTAVGVKIPWNEPPTHGLPPGVREATVVCPAESGAAARALEQDSAIGAIILEPSGASWGTVPLPAGFLKDLRALADKHRVPLIFDEVITGFRWSPGGAQASEGVKPDLTTLAKNLTGGLPGGAVAGREEILSLLDTSREYKGKKAGVFHRGTFNANPISAAAGVAALEIFRTGEPQRHADRLAARLREGMQRILRKSEVAGAVYGDSSTFHIFLGKGARGTIEGLSPVDLKGIPPRTVNALQRALRQRGVDLLSYTGGVTSSAHTDKDIEITLCAFDETVQELAEGRAIERL